TATATGAGGCCATGCAGATGGAGGCGGAGCTACTCGTTGCCTGTGCCACCAGCCAGCAACAGGTCATCCAGTGCATGTCAGATCAGCAAAGCCTCAAGGATCCCGAGACCATGAGCAGTTGCTATCAGGATGTCATGCAAGACTTCATCAACGCTCACCTGCATCGCATCGATAAGGTCAATGAGTTGGCCGAGGACTTTCGCCAGCGGGTTTGGGAAGAGATTTGACCAATCATAGGTCGAGGAGCCCAGCGAGGATGGGCTTCACCCGCCACATACTCGAACAACTCGCTCAGAATCCGAACAGCGCCACGATCATCGGCAACAGGAAGGCCGTCAACAGCCCCGTCAGTCCCATCGCGAGTCCGGCGAAGGCCCCAGCAAGCGCTCCGATCGAACTGAAGCTCTGAGCCGTACCGAAGCCATGCGCCGCCAACCCGAGGGTGAATCCCTTCACGGTCGGATCCTGGATGTTAAGAAGTCTGAACACCAAGGGCCCGAGGGCGCAGCCGATTGATCCCGTCAGCAATACCAGTCCCGCGGCCAGCGAGGGTATTCCCCCTAGCTGCTCGGCGATGCCCATGGCAATGGGCGAAGTGACCGACTTGGGGGCGAGGGTCAGCAAGGTTTCGCGGGTCGCCCCCATCAGCATGGCGATGCCAAGGGTCGAGCCAACGGCCGCGACGATGCCAGTGACGCAGGCGATCATGATGGGCCAGATCAACCGCTGTACGCGCTCCCGATGGTCATACAGAGGAATCGCCAACGCCACGGTCGCCGGGCCCAGCAGGAAGTGGATGAACTGCGCCCCCTCGAAGTAAGTGCGATACTCGATCCCACTGAGCAGCAGAAAGCTAATCAACAGCGCAATCGAGATCACTACCGGGTGCAGTAACGTGGTTCTGCCGAAGAAGATATTGATGCGGGTGGCCAGCAGGAAGGCGGCCAGCGTCACCAGCAGCGAGAGCAGCGGATTGCCCGAAAGATAAACCCATACCTGGTCCAATGCCACGAAGTTCATTTGGCCTTCTCCGACCCGGTGATGCGCTGATTCATCCACGTCATGACCTTGGCCGTGACCGCCAGGGTGATCGCCGTGGATACGATCAGGGTCACGGCGATAGTCCAGAAATCGGCCTGGATCAGCTTGATGTGCACCATCATGCCGACCCCAGCCGGCACGAACAGTAGGGTCAGGTAATTCAACAGACCTTCGCCGGTCTTGCGCAGTCCTTTCGGCACGCCGCAGTTGACCAGTAGGGCCACGAGCAAGATCACCATCCCCACCACGGGCCCTGGCACGGGAATGCTAAACGCCCGAACGATCAGCTCGCCCAGGAACTGGCATCCCAGCAAGATGATAAACCCCACGATCAATGACATGCTCGCTCTCCTCCATGCTCAGCATGGCATCAGTTTATCCCTTTCCTCGTGCTATCACCCAATCCTCCACCAAGCATTTGAAAAAAAAGCGCTTAAGGGGCTTCCCATTGCCAAGATGACGCGATAATATACGCCTCGTTCTCGGGGCACAGGAGCCGACAGGTCCTGCCGAGCACCAGAGTCGGAGCGTGGCGCAGCTTGGTAGCGCGCTGCAATGGGGTTGCAGAGGTCGCTGGTTCGAATCCAGTCGCTCCGACCAGAAACATGGAAAAGCCACTCGGCCTTGTCGAGTGGCTTTTTTCGTTACCTCCATGTTCCAGCCCTCTTCTTTGCGCTATGCCCAGCGCTGAGTCAGCGATAACATAGCCTGCGGGACATTATAGACAGTAAAGAAACCACTCTAGACACAGAGGACTCATGCGCACCCTTGTCATCGTCAGAAGCCTCAAGATGGGCGGCATGGAGCGAATGGCCATTACCCTTGCTGACGCACTTGCCGAAGCGGGCCATGACTCTCACCTCGTGACCTGGCGCGACAGGGACCAGGTGCTCTTTCCCAGCCACCCCGAAGTCACCTGCCACGTTGTACCAATGCAACGATTGGTTCGTCTCACAGGCTTGGGGCTGCTCATTGAACTGGTTTCACGGCTAATACTTAACCCATTGATCCGTCGTTCGCACTTTGTATGGACGGGCTGGCTTGGCGGTTTTGTATTTCGTGCGTGGTTGAATCGTTTCGAGCGACGACACGGGCCTGTCGATCGAATCATATTCCGAGGTTTAGGTACCTTCGAAGGCATTTGGCGGTTTCGTGATGATCGTGCACGGTTCGTGCTTGAGAATGGTTTCAATCTCAAAGGACCAAGCTGGAAACAACGCCTTTTATCCCGCTGCCTGCTCGACAAACGCCATCTGGTAGGTGTGTCAGAGGGCGTCGTGGCATCAGCTCATGCCTACTGCAAGCGCTATGGACTCAAGCCATTATCACTGCAGAAGATCATCAACGCCTGCCCGGTCCAACGAATCCAGTCGCTGATGCTCAAGGAAGATCCCGAGATTCCATCTGAGCCTTTCCTACTCAATGTCGCTCGACTCGTACCGCAGAAGGATCATGACCTGCTACTGGAGGCATATGCACAGATAAAGCCAAAAGAGCGGCTAGTCATCATAGGAGAGGGACGCCTGAAAGAAGAGCTTCAAACCAAGGCAGAAATGCTGGGGATTGCCGACCGCGTCACTTTTGCTGGCTCACGCAAGAACCCTTACCCATGGATGCGCAAAGCGCGCATGTTTGTGCTGAGCTCGAGAGTAGAAGGTATGGGCATCGTTCTCAGCGAAGCCCTAGCATGCGGCACGCCTGTCATATCAGTAGACTGCCCTGGCGGTATTCGCGAAATTCTCAAAGGCGAGTTGGAAATTGGCATCGCCGAACATAGTGCCGATGGTCTTGCGAGGAAGATGAGGGAATTGCTTGCACAGGACGGCTACAGCATCAAGCTTGAGTGGCTGCAGGACTTCTCTGAGGAGGCAATGGTAGCTCGATACTTGAGTCCGCCTCCGGGCTAAGAAAGATGCTATTATTCATCAGGTTAATAATAGCATTCTAGGCATTCTCAACTCTGGGCTTCATCACTTCCTCGCAACTGGAACTTGTGTCATGTTCATGAATATTTGGCGACTGGATCAACAAGAGTCATTCTGGAAGTCACCTAAGCCCGTATGGATGTTGGGCGTCATCTGCCTTTACCTCTATGGTTTTTTTCGTCTTTTATTTCCTGATATAGGTCAGGATGCAGGCACCTTGATGGGAGTCTTGGGGCTGATTTTGGTCCTGGCATGTGGCAAGACACTTCGTAGCACGGGGCCGCTTTGGCTCTTGCTCGCCGCAGTATTCGTGCAACTGCTTACCTGGTGTTTAGGCTATGTACACCATCCCAGCTGGATACCAGACAATCCGCAACTCGACCGCATGGGAAAATGGTTCCTGTTCATCGGTGTTGCCTGGTGGCTAGGAGGAAGCACTCGACGCACCTTATGGCTCTGGGGATTAGCCATGCTGGGGCTGATTCTTACAACACTGACCAGTGATGTGGGTATCCTTCATTGGCAGAAAGGCCTGGAAGGTCGCCGGGTAGATTTCGGTATCCACAATGCTCAGCATGGTGCAATGTACTTCGGAACGGCCCTGCTCGGCTTGCTGGCTTTCAGTCGACGAATGCTCCAAGCAGGTGCATGGTCCACATTGCGTCGTATCGCCTGGGCCCTGGCACTCACGATTTGTGTCACCGGCGTCATTATCACCCAGACTCGGGCTATCTGGCTCGCACTGTTAATAGCGCTACCTGCCATGGCCATCATCCCATTGATTGCTAGCAACTCCATGTTCCGACAGCCAGCTAGCAGAAAAAGAAAGATGCCGCTTGTTTTAAGTGGCATTTCTTCAATAATTCTAGTGATCTTTTTGGGGAATATCTTCCATGGAACCATTGAGCGGCGATTGGGCGCTGAAAACCAAGTAATCACCAACCTGATCGCCGGAAAGATAGATGCAGTCGACCCCAACTCCAGCATCGGGAATCGAGTCTACACCTGGATTGCCGCCAGCGAATGGATAGCCGAGCGTCCGATAGTAGGCTGGGGTGGTAATGGTCGCAACTTGGCGGTCCAAGAAACAGACTGGCTGCCAGAAAACACTAAAGAACGCTATGGCCATCTGCATAACACTTTCCTGGAAATACTTGTGGCCTATGGCGCCCTGGGGGTGCTAGTAGTCGCGACGCTCGCCTGCTGGATTGGTCGTGGCACTTGGCTGGCGTGGAAAGCAGGTGAACTCCCTGGCGACATGGCCTTGTTTGGGGCCAGCTTTTTCGCCTTCTGGATCACCGTCAACCAGTTCGAGGCCTATCTCTCATTCTCATCCGGTGTATATGTACACAATCTGATAGTAGGTGGACTGGTGACTCATATCTGGCGCTGGAGAGTAATAAAAGATCAACCCTCATCATGCGACACCATCACCCGGGCCTAGTCTAATTGAGACCGCCGTCATTTGAGCCTCATTTTCTGCTCTCCATCAGTCGACACATGCCACTTGGTGCCCCAGTATTCAGAAGGGATAGCACGTACAATCTGACTGGCCAGCACTTGCTTCATACTCATAGAATCGGCGGCCGATCACCGTATGATCATCCCAGAGAATGAAGCCCGAACGCTTCCCCCCGCCGGGCGTTCGCTTCTGGAGATATTGAGCCGCTTCGGCACTATTCGTTATTGCCCCAGTGCTCCAACAGCAGATCAATAAACAATTGTGCGGTGCTGGAGATGCTGTGAGTACTGCTGCGCACCAGCCCAATGGTGCGCTGAATGCGGGGCTCAGGGAGCTCCCGGGAGCAAAGCGAGTCGTGGTCCGGTCCCGGCATCGTCATGCGCGGCAAGATCGCAACACCAAGCCCCGATTCCACCAGGCCTAGTGAGGTGGAAAGGTGTTGGACCTCGTAGAAGCTGTTCAGGCGGATGCCTTCTGCTGACAGGGTGTTATCCAGCAGGGCGCGGTTGCCGCTGTCTCGGCTGACCGTGATCAGGCGCACTTGCTCGAGGTCGGTCCACTCGATCTGTTCCTTCACCGCAAGCGGATGGTCGGAGCGCAGCGCCAGCACGAAAGGGTCTCGCAACAATGGCGTGAAGGAAATCTCGGGACTCTGGGCGCTGAACATGTTGATGCCGAAGTCCGCTTCGCCACTGATCACACGCTCCAATCCCTCCTTGGCGCTGACATCCAGGATGCGGATGCGGATACCCGGCCAGGCCTCGCTGAACACCCGGATCACACTGGGCAAAAAGTAGAAAGCCGCCGTCGGCAAACAGGCGATGGTCACCGTGCCTTTCTGATGCGTGGCCAGTTCTCGAATGCCCAGGATCGACGACTCGTATTCCTCGATCATGCGCCGCGCCCTGGGCAGGAAGTCCTGCCCGATGGGGGTCAGGCGGGTACGCCGCGTGGTCCGCTCGAGAAGCTCCACCTCCAGCAGTTCCTCCAGCTTCTGGATGCGGCGGGACAACGCCGGCTGTGAGATATGCAACCGCTGGGCGGCGGCGTTGAAGGAGCCGAGCTCGGCGACCTGAATGAAGGCCTGGAGATCCATGAATTCCAGTCGATGCAGCATGGAAGCACTCTTGCATGAAGTGACATTGAACAATAACTAGAACACATTAATCCTTTTTACACATATATACTCACATTTATTTGCATTTGAAGCATCAAAAGGCCGGTGACATCCTCAAATCACGACTTCTCACCCCGACGTGGTTTGACGACGATGATAAACAGCATTCCCTGCATGATCATGCGTGGCGGCACCTCTCGAGGCCCCTTCCTGCGCATGAGTGACCTTCCAGACGATCAGCAGGCGCAGGCCGACATCCTCCTGAGCCTGATGGGCTCGGGCCATGCCTTGCAGATCGATGGCATCGGCGGCGGCGACCCCCTGACCAGCAAGGTCGCGATTGTCGAACGCTCGGCCGACACCAATGCCGACGTCGACTACCTGTTCGCTCAGGTCGATGTGCTCAACCGGCGTGTCGATTTCAACCCCAATTGCGGCAACATGTTATCGGCGGTCGGTCCCTATGCCATCGAGACAGGGCTAGTGGAGCCACAGGACGGCACGACCGTGGTACGGGTGCGAAACCTCAATACCCAGCGCTTCATCGAGTGTCACGTCCCGACGCCCAACCGCCAAGTGGCTTACGAAGGAGACACGCATATCAGCGGCGTCCCGGGGCATGCCGCCGGCATTCAGCTCAGTTTTCTGGATATCATCGGCACCAAGACCGGCGCCCTGCTACCGACCGGCTCCGCTTGCGACAGCATCCAGGGCATCGATGTCACCTGTCTCGACGCCGCCACGCCGATCATCATGATCGACGCCGCCGATCTGGGGATCAAGGGGGATGAATCGCCCGCCGACCTGGATGCCAGTGACGGCCTGCTAACGCGTCTCGAGAGCATCCGCCGTGAGGCCGGTGAGCGCATGGGGCTTGGCGATGTGAGCCAGAGCGTGTTGCCCAAACCCGTGCTGGTCTCCCCCGCACAAGACAGCGGAAGCACCCTGTGCACGCGCTATTTCGTTCCGCATCGCTGCCACAAGGCCATCGCCGTGACCGGCGCCATCGCCGTGGCCTCTGCCATCAGCGTTCCCGGGACCATCGCTCATCGCCTCACCGTCGCGAACGCTCGCCTGAAGGAAGGCGAGCGACTGCCCCGCGTCAGGCTTGAGCACCCCTCCGGCTTCATCGATCTCGATGTCGAGCACCGCCACCAGGATCAGCAGGATATCGCGCGCGTCTCGCTGATCCGAACCGCGCGCAAGATCATGAGTGGAAACCTGTTCTACTCCCTACCTCCGTCCCCTGACGACCAACAACTGACGGCCAAGGCCGGATAAACTGGCCGGCATGCTGGGCTCTTGACCCAACCACCATAAAAAAACCAGGAGAAACGCCATGAAGACACGCCAATACACTCAGGTATCTCGGCCTCTGGCAAGGCTCAAGAAGACCGCCCTGCTCGGCCTGGCCATCGCCGGCCTCGGCCTGACCACCCTCTCCGCCAGCCAAGCACAGGAGGTGGAAGTACCAGGCAACATCAAGTGGACCATTCCCTTCGGCGTGGGCGGCGGTACCGACGTCTGGGCGCGGTTCTTTTCTCCCTGGCTCAGCGATAACCTGCCGGGCGAACCGACCATCATGATCGACAACGTACCCGGCGGTGGATCGATCAATGGCGCCAACCTGTTCGCGGTTCGTGCACGCAAGGACGGCAGCCACTGGCTCGGCACCTCGGCGTCCACCCAATACCCCGCCATGCTGGATGATCCCCGGGTCCGCTACGACTACAGCGACTGGTCACCGATTCTCGCCACCCCCACCGGCGGCGTGGTCTATGCCCAGCCGAGTCTAGGCGAGACGGCTGATGAAGCCCTCGATAGCCTGACCTCTCAACCGGTCAAGCTCGCCGCCCAGAACCCGACCGGGCTCGAGCTTCCGGTTCTGATCGCCCTGGACATGCTGGGCGCCGATGTTCAGGCCGTGTTTGGCATGCGCAGTCGTGGTGAGGGCCGCCTGGCCTTCGAGCGGGGCGAGGCCGATATCGACTTCCAAACCACCTCAGCCTACCTCAGCAACGTGACCCCGCTGGTGGAAGCCGGTAAAGCCGTCCCGCTCTTCTCTCTCGGCGTCCTCAACGAGGCCGGTGAGATCGTGCGTGACCCCACCTTCCCGGAGCTGCCGACCTTCATCGAGGTTCACGAGGCGCGCATGGGCGAAGCACCGTCAGGCGAGGCCTATGCTGCCTTCCGCAAGTTCTTCGCCTCCGGCTACTCCCTGCAGAAGCTGATCATGGTGCCCAAGGAAACGCCGGCCGACCTGCTCGAGACCTATCGTCAGGCGGCCCGTGACTTCGTCGCCACCGACGCCTTCAAGGAAGCAGCCGCCGCCCAGCTTGGCCCCTATACGCCCGTCATCGGGGAAACCGTGCAGCGCCACCTAGACGATGCCATGGCCATCGACGAGGCCACTCGCGAATGGCTGGCCGAGTGGCTGGAAACGGAGCACGGCGCCAAGATCTGACGCGACACGCCGTCGCCTGTTCACGCCAAGGCGACGGCGGGCTCCTCCCCTACACAACATAAGAGCCATACGCCATGCTCGATATCCTTCTCTCAAGCCTCGGGCAGCTCTTCACGCTGTCTCACCTGATGT
The genomic region above belongs to Halomonas sp. YLGW01 and contains:
- a CDS encoding LrgB family protein; this translates as MNFVALDQVWVYLSGNPLLSLLVTLAAFLLATRINIFFGRTTLLHPVVISIALLISFLLLSGIEYRTYFEGAQFIHFLLGPATVALAIPLYDHRERVQRLIWPIMIACVTGIVAAVGSTLGIAMLMGATRETLLTLAPKSVTSPIAMGIAEQLGGIPSLAAGLVLLTGSIGCALGPLVFRLLNIQDPTVKGFTLGLAAHGFGTAQSFSSIGALAGAFAGLAMGLTGLLTAFLLPMIVALFGF
- a CDS encoding 4-oxalomesaconate tautomerase, translated to MIMRGGTSRGPFLRMSDLPDDQQAQADILLSLMGSGHALQIDGIGGGDPLTSKVAIVERSADTNADVDYLFAQVDVLNRRVDFNPNCGNMLSAVGPYAIETGLVEPQDGTTVVRVRNLNTQRFIECHVPTPNRQVAYEGDTHISGVPGHAAGIQLSFLDIIGTKTGALLPTGSACDSIQGIDVTCLDAATPIIMIDAADLGIKGDESPADLDASDGLLTRLESIRREAGERMGLGDVSQSVLPKPVLVSPAQDSGSTLCTRYFVPHRCHKAIAVTGAIAVASAISVPGTIAHRLTVANARLKEGERLPRVRLEHPSGFIDLDVEHRHQDQQDIARVSLIRTARKIMSGNLFYSLPPSPDDQQLTAKAG
- a CDS encoding LysR family transcriptional regulator produces the protein MLHRLEFMDLQAFIQVAELGSFNAAAQRLHISQPALSRRIQKLEELLEVELLERTTRRTRLTPIGQDFLPRARRMIEEYESSILGIRELATHQKGTVTIACLPTAAFYFLPSVIRVFSEAWPGIRIRILDVSAKEGLERVISGEADFGINMFSAQSPEISFTPLLRDPFVLALRSDHPLAVKEQIEWTDLEQVRLITVSRDSGNRALLDNTLSAEGIRLNSFYEVQHLSTSLGLVESGLGVAILPRMTMPGPDHDSLCSRELPEPRIQRTIGLVRSSTHSISSTAQLFIDLLLEHWGNNE
- a CDS encoding O-antigen ligase family protein, giving the protein MFMNIWRLDQQESFWKSPKPVWMLGVICLYLYGFFRLLFPDIGQDAGTLMGVLGLILVLACGKTLRSTGPLWLLLAAVFVQLLTWCLGYVHHPSWIPDNPQLDRMGKWFLFIGVAWWLGGSTRRTLWLWGLAMLGLILTTLTSDVGILHWQKGLEGRRVDFGIHNAQHGAMYFGTALLGLLAFSRRMLQAGAWSTLRRIAWALALTICVTGVIITQTRAIWLALLIALPAMAIIPLIASNSMFRQPASRKRKMPLVLSGISSIILVIFLGNIFHGTIERRLGAENQVITNLIAGKIDAVDPNSSIGNRVYTWIAASEWIAERPIVGWGGNGRNLAVQETDWLPENTKERYGHLHNTFLEILVAYGALGVLVVATLACWIGRGTWLAWKAGELPGDMALFGASFFAFWITVNQFEAYLSFSSGVYVHNLIVGGLVTHIWRWRVIKDQPSSCDTITRA
- a CDS encoding CidA/LrgA family protein, with the protein product MSLIVGFIILLGCQFLGELIVRAFSIPVPGPVVGMVILLVALLVNCGVPKGLRKTGEGLLNYLTLLFVPAGVGMMVHIKLIQADFWTIAVTLIVSTAITLAVTAKVMTWMNQRITGSEKAK
- a CDS encoding glycosyltransferase translates to MRTLVIVRSLKMGGMERMAITLADALAEAGHDSHLVTWRDRDQVLFPSHPEVTCHVVPMQRLVRLTGLGLLIELVSRLILNPLIRRSHFVWTGWLGGFVFRAWLNRFERRHGPVDRIIFRGLGTFEGIWRFRDDRARFVLENGFNLKGPSWKQRLLSRCLLDKRHLVGVSEGVVASAHAYCKRYGLKPLSLQKIINACPVQRIQSLMLKEDPEIPSEPFLLNVARLVPQKDHDLLLEAYAQIKPKERLVIIGEGRLKEELQTKAEMLGIADRVTFAGSRKNPYPWMRKARMFVLSSRVEGMGIVLSEALACGTPVISVDCPGGIREILKGELEIGIAEHSADGLARKMRELLAQDGYSIKLEWLQDFSEEAMVARYLSPPPG
- a CDS encoding tricarboxylate transporter is translated as MKTRQYTQVSRPLARLKKTALLGLAIAGLGLTTLSASQAQEVEVPGNIKWTIPFGVGGGTDVWARFFSPWLSDNLPGEPTIMIDNVPGGGSINGANLFAVRARKDGSHWLGTSASTQYPAMLDDPRVRYDYSDWSPILATPTGGVVYAQPSLGETADEALDSLTSQPVKLAAQNPTGLELPVLIALDMLGADVQAVFGMRSRGEGRLAFERGEADIDFQTTSAYLSNVTPLVEAGKAVPLFSLGVLNEAGEIVRDPTFPELPTFIEVHEARMGEAPSGEAYAAFRKFFASGYSLQKLIMVPKETPADLLETYRQAARDFVATDAFKEAAAAQLGPYTPVIGETVQRHLDDAMAIDEATREWLAEWLETEHGAKI